From the genome of Blautia pseudococcoides, one region includes:
- a CDS encoding SNF2 helicase associated domain-containing protein encodes MLKISTIKENCFPAMYQRGKLLAEKKAYKSFLIEEGAEGIKEVSAQVKGSGSKWYDVTVTFDSHDDIMDYVCSCPAYGNYFGMCKHCAALALAYRDTQTPRDSRGIVDFPVRNPRKRETSDTLKNTIAKYAVRDNAYLLGEYYGQVRLEPVITTSYNSFHIEFKIGTRKLYILRNICKMLDSVEYGKYDSYGKNLGFIHDRSAFTPDALSWIDLLSDYMKIQYNNMEFSSQIYSSNFRNLSLNSYGIDKVMQKYMDQTIEIDGTPYHVRRGNPEIKMEIVKTEEQGANIYLHSPKWIKGNVHDYLQKDGIIYQCTSDFSRDMMPIVKALNTDNVHYYTFQSRDRSIFLNREDYTAFCGTLLPVLEQYADIQMNDIDFDEYQPKEAECNVYLSMDEKYRDAIQMRAEAIYGNTVCNLFAEIDPASQYRDIQREGALKKCLEEYFDIEERAGEIYGFCTEEDKIYDLLEQGFPKIRELAALFVDDKIKGMRILPTPKVNIGIGMSGELLNLDIQVEDMDLREMEQILSGYRRRRKYYRLKNGDFISLEDNGLSLISELSQGLGFDKNDFVKGSFSAPKYRASYIAETLKAQTGKADTRRSPEFKRLIREMNSYQDNDFEIPEELNAELREYQKNGFRWLAMLSQWGFGGILADDMGLGKTLQVIALLEMKKEGALIICPASLVYNWESEISRFAPDLPVRVAVGSSQQREEIIKSASGSEILVTSYDLLKRDTELYRDRVFPYMVIDEAQYIKNAGTQTAKAVKEVQAVHRLALTGTPIENRLSDLWSIFDFIMPGYLYSYKKFREELEQPIVQNEDKNAMERLKHMVNPFILRRKKQDVLKDLPDKLEKTIYVKMEEDQKKIYDARVARLQMELSSQSEEDYQARQIKYLAELTGLRQICCSPKLCYENYRGGSAKQESCVELVQDLVQAEHRILLFSQFTTMLELLAGEFDKAGISYLYLSGKNTKEQRREMVKNFQNGETQVFLISLKAGGTGLNLTKADVVIHYDPWWNVAAQNQATDRTHRIGQENIVTVMKMVVKNTIEEKILALQEKKARLAENVMEGQAVADHRISRDELLELIK; translated from the coding sequence ATGTTAAAAATCAGCACGATCAAAGAAAACTGCTTTCCGGCAATGTATCAGCGGGGAAAACTGCTTGCCGAGAAAAAGGCTTATAAAAGTTTCCTGATCGAGGAAGGCGCGGAGGGGATAAAAGAGGTGAGCGCCCAGGTAAAGGGCAGCGGCAGCAAATGGTATGATGTGACGGTTACTTTTGATTCTCATGATGACATTATGGATTATGTCTGCAGTTGTCCGGCATATGGAAATTATTTTGGTATGTGCAAGCACTGCGCGGCTCTGGCACTTGCCTACAGGGACACCCAAACGCCGCGGGATTCCCGGGGGATCGTGGATTTCCCTGTGAGAAACCCAAGAAAACGGGAGACATCAGACACACTGAAAAATACCATTGCTAAGTATGCTGTGCGCGATAACGCGTATCTGCTGGGGGAATATTATGGCCAGGTCCGTCTGGAGCCAGTCATCACAACCTCATATAACTCTTTTCACATAGAATTTAAAATAGGAACGCGCAAACTGTATATCCTGAGAAATATCTGCAAAATGCTGGACAGCGTGGAATATGGCAAATATGATTCTTACGGCAAAAATCTGGGTTTTATCCATGACCGTTCTGCTTTTACCCCGGATGCCCTTTCCTGGATTGACCTTCTGTCTGATTATATGAAAATCCAGTATAATAATATGGAATTCAGTTCCCAGATATACAGCTCGAATTTCCGGAATCTTTCACTGAACAGTTATGGGATAGACAAAGTCATGCAGAAATATATGGACCAGACCATAGAAATAGACGGAACCCCTTACCACGTCAGACGCGGCAATCCGGAGATCAAAATGGAGATTGTCAAAACAGAGGAGCAGGGAGCCAATATTTATCTGCATTCACCAAAGTGGATAAAAGGAAATGTCCACGATTATCTGCAGAAAGACGGCATCATCTACCAGTGCACATCTGATTTTTCAAGAGATATGATGCCGATTGTCAAAGCTTTGAACACGGACAACGTACATTATTATACATTCCAATCCAGGGACCGTTCGATATTTCTCAACCGGGAAGACTATACAGCATTCTGCGGAACACTGCTTCCTGTTCTGGAGCAGTATGCGGATATTCAGATGAACGATATTGATTTTGACGAGTACCAGCCAAAAGAGGCGGAGTGCAATGTGTACCTGAGTATGGATGAAAAGTATCGGGATGCCATTCAGATGCGGGCGGAAGCTATCTATGGAAATACAGTCTGCAATCTGTTTGCAGAGATAGATCCGGCCAGCCAGTACCGTGACATACAGAGGGAAGGGGCCCTGAAAAAATGTCTGGAAGAATATTTCGACATAGAAGAAAGAGCAGGGGAAATCTATGGGTTCTGTACAGAGGAAGATAAAATATATGACCTTCTGGAACAGGGATTTCCGAAGATCCGGGAACTGGCAGCCCTATTTGTGGATGACAAAATCAAGGGGATGCGAATTCTTCCCACCCCAAAAGTCAATATCGGGATCGGCATGTCCGGGGAGTTGCTGAATCTGGATATTCAGGTGGAAGATATGGATCTGAGGGAGATGGAGCAGATACTCTCTGGATACCGCAGACGGAGAAAGTATTACCGTCTGAAAAACGGTGATTTCATCAGCCTTGAGGACAATGGCCTTTCCCTCATCTCCGAGCTGTCCCAGGGATTGGGGTTTGACAAAAATGATTTTGTAAAAGGCAGCTTTTCCGCACCAAAATACCGGGCTTCCTACATAGCCGAAACTTTAAAAGCGCAGACGGGCAAGGCAGATACCAGAAGAAGTCCGGAATTCAAACGGCTCATCCGTGAGATGAACAGCTATCAGGACAATGATTTTGAGATTCCGGAGGAACTTAATGCAGAACTCAGGGAATATCAAAAAAACGGGTTCCGTTGGCTGGCCATGCTGTCCCAGTGGGGGTTCGGCGGGATTCTGGCAGATGATATGGGGCTGGGAAAGACACTTCAGGTCATTGCACTGCTGGAAATGAAGAAAGAGGGCGCCTTGATCATATGCCCGGCTTCCCTGGTCTATAACTGGGAGAGTGAGATCAGCCGGTTCGCACCGGACCTTCCAGTCAGAGTGGCTGTGGGCAGCAGCCAGCAGAGGGAGGAGATCATAAAAAGCGCATCCGGCTCGGAAATACTTGTGACTTCCTATGACCTGCTGAAGCGGGATACAGAGCTGTATAGAGACAGGGTCTTCCCTTATATGGTCATAGACGAAGCCCAGTACATTAAAAACGCGGGCACACAGACGGCAAAAGCAGTGAAGGAAGTACAGGCTGTCCATCGTCTGGCACTGACAGGGACTCCTATAGAGAACCGTCTCAGTGATCTGTGGAGTATTTTTGATTTCATAATGCCCGGGTATCTTTACAGCTACAAAAAGTTCAGGGAAGAGCTGGAACAGCCTATTGTACAGAATGAGGACAAAAATGCCATGGAACGGCTGAAGCATATGGTAAATCCCTTTATTCTGCGCAGAAAAAAACAGGATGTGCTCAAAGACCTGCCGGACAAGTTAGAGAAGACCATCTATGTGAAGATGGAGGAGGATCAGAAGAAAATCTACGATGCCAGAGTCGCCAGGCTGCAGATGGAATTAAGCAGCCAGAGCGAGGAGGATTATCAGGCCCGGCAAATTAAGTACCTGGCGGAACTGACAGGACTGCGGCAGATCTGCTGTTCTCCAAAGCTTTGCTACGAAAATTACAGGGGAGGTTCCGCGAAACAGGAAAGCTGTGTGGAACTGGTTCAGGATTTGGTGCAGGCAGAGCACAGGATACTGCTTTTTTCCCAATTTACCACCATGCTGGAACTGCTGGCCGGAGAGTTTGACAAGGCGGGGATTTCCTATCTCTATCTTTCGGGAAAGAACACCAAAGAACAGCGCCGGGAGATGGTGAAAAACTTCCAGAATGGAGAGACCCAGGTCTTCCTTATCTCTCTGAAGGCAGGCGGCACGGGGCTGAACCTGACAAAGGCGGATGTTGTCATACACTATGATCCATGGTGGAACGTGGCGGCCCAGAACCAGGCCACAGACCGTACCCACCGTATCGGACAGGAGAATATAGTCACTGTCATGAAGATGGTGGTGAAGAACACCATAGAAGAGAAAATCCTGGCCCTCCAGGAAAAGAAGGCCCGCCTGGCCGAAAATGTTATGGAAGGGCAGGCCGTGGCGGACCACAGGATCAGCAGGGATGAGCTATTGGAACTGATAAAATAG
- a CDS encoding YdcF family protein gives MGFLLGRGALSYGQRSECADLLNRYERIQMKILCIILGSLCTFYFIGIAVYAGLSSLFPCIWAAGGVFFYGIAVFLHLNSKRGMLSGFALPVALKNGLLVLAALCVLIFVAVEALIFTGMFHQPSKDLDYIIVLGAQVNGTKLSNSLRLRVERAREYLEDNPETCAVLSGGKGTGEDVTEAEAMYRYLEKKGISPKRLLKEEHSTNTSENLKFSLEIIDTKEDEKGKEASIGVVTNNFHVYRGVALGKKLGCSYIEGIPSKSNKFLQVNYLVREFFGVVKDKAAGNM, from the coding sequence ATGGGATTTTTGCTTGGCCGTGGTGCACTTTCTTACGGTCAGCGCAGTGAATGCGCAGACCTGCTGAATCGTTACGAAAGGATACAAATGAAGATTTTATGCATTATTCTGGGGAGCCTCTGCACCTTTTATTTTATAGGCATTGCCGTCTATGCAGGGCTTTCCTCTTTGTTTCCATGTATATGGGCAGCAGGGGGTGTGTTTTTTTACGGAATCGCGGTATTCCTGCATTTAAACAGTAAGCGCGGAATGCTGTCCGGGTTCGCACTCCCTGTGGCCTTGAAAAACGGACTTTTGGTGCTGGCAGCGCTTTGTGTACTTATTTTTGTGGCAGTGGAAGCCTTGATCTTTACAGGAATGTTTCACCAGCCGTCCAAAGATTTGGATTATATCATCGTATTGGGGGCCCAAGTGAACGGCACAAAACTGAGCAATTCTCTGAGACTGCGTGTGGAGCGGGCCAGGGAGTACCTGGAGGACAATCCTGAGACCTGTGCAGTTCTCTCGGGAGGAAAAGGGACAGGGGAGGATGTCACAGAAGCGGAGGCAATGTACCGTTATCTTGAGAAAAAAGGCATCTCCCCCAAGCGCCTTCTGAAAGAGGAACATTCCACAAACACCAGCGAAAATCTGAAATTTTCTCTGGAGATCATTGACACAAAGGAAGATGAGAAAGGTAAAGAGGCATCCATTGGCGTAGTGACCAACAATTTTCACGTGTACCGGGGCGTGGCCCTGGGGAAAAAACTGGGGTGCTCTTATATAGAAGGAATTCCTTCCAAAAGCAATAAATTTTTACAAGTCAATTACCTTGTGAGGGAGTTTTTCGGAGTGGTGAAGGACAAAGCAGCAGGAAACATGTGA
- a CDS encoding SEC-C metal-binding domain-containing protein, with amino-acid sequence MALLQEWRDVAYSQEADKAQLQKFWTNYFLIEKGIYEKLLANPDEVVRGTVKDLADKFEVEVMTMVGFLDGINDSLKVQNPIEEMDENTEVNLGFDKELLYKNMVDAKADWLYELPQWDEIFPEEKKKELYKEQKKSGTIVKGAKIGRNDPCPCGSGKKYKHCCGRNK; translated from the coding sequence ATGGCATTATTACAGGAATGGAGAGATGTTGCCTATTCTCAGGAAGCAGACAAAGCGCAGCTGCAGAAATTCTGGACCAACTATTTTCTGATTGAAAAAGGGATCTATGAAAAACTTCTTGCCAACCCGGACGAAGTAGTTCGCGGCACAGTGAAAGACCTGGCAGATAAATTTGAAGTAGAAGTTATGACTATGGTTGGATTCCTGGATGGTATCAATGACAGTCTGAAAGTTCAGAACCCCATTGAGGAGATGGACGAGAATACAGAAGTCAATCTGGGATTTGACAAAGAATTGCTCTATAAGAACATGGTGGATGCGAAAGCAGACTGGCTGTATGAACTTCCCCAGTGGGACGAGATTTTCCCGGAGGAGAAGAAAAAAGAGCTTTATAAAGAGCAGAAAAAGTCCGGCACTATCGTAAAAGGTGCAAAAATCGGACGTAATGATCCGTGTCCATGCGGAAGCGGCAAAAAATATAAACACTGCTGTGGCAGAAATAAATAA
- a CDS encoding helix-turn-helix domain-containing protein, producing the protein MTYFTQMKIRHAMEMLESGTGINETAKRLGFCDRNYFSTVFKRVTGKSPASFLRWSGL; encoded by the coding sequence ATGACATATTTTACACAGATGAAAATCCGACATGCTATGGAAATGCTGGAAAGCGGAACAGGGATCAATGAGACGGCAAAGCGTCTTGGATTCTGTGACAGGAATTATTTCAGCACTGTCTTCAAACGGGTCACAGGCAAATCCCCCGCATCCTTTCTCCGGTGGTCAGGGCTATGA
- a CDS encoding cupin domain-containing protein, with translation MIMDQIEFNPLFPIGGKNDAFAQYFTGQSYLKMLTTERLSIGNVTFEPGCRNNWHIHHKGGQILLCTDGRGYYQEWGKPAKELHPGDVVNIPPEVKHWHGAAPDCWFTHLAVEIPAKGAFNEWLEPVSHEEYAQL, from the coding sequence ATGATCATGGATCAAATTGAATTTAACCCCCTCTTTCCCATCGGAGGAAAAAATGATGCGTTTGCCCAATATTTTACAGGGCAAAGCTATTTGAAAATGCTGACAACAGAACGCCTCTCCATCGGTAATGTTACATTTGAGCCCGGCTGCCGTAACAACTGGCACATCCATCACAAAGGCGGACAGATCCTGCTCTGTACAGATGGCAGAGGTTATTATCAGGAATGGGGTAAACCCGCAAAGGAACTGCATCCCGGCGATGTGGTCAATATTCCGCCGGAAGTGAAACACTGGCATGGGGCAGCACCTGACTGCTGGTTCACCCATCTTGCCGTTGAGATTCCCGCAAAAGGTGCTTTCAACGAATGGCTGGAACCGGTGTCACATGAGGAATATGCGCAGCTGTAA
- a CDS encoding carboxymuconolactone decarboxylase family protein, which translates to MNRIQQCEEKFMELFGTTPVKNEGTDPEFMRILQRFIFGEVCYTGKLDNRTRELITITVLAVNQTLPQLKSHVKAGLHVGCTPVEIREVIYQCAPFIGFPKTLNAIAAMNEVYTAQNIPLPLENQETIQDKERYQAGLAVQEPLYGSEIREKYSYLPDEYAEAVPRFLTEFCFGDFYTRKGLNEKERELFIFVLLSALGGADLQVYSHAAGALKSGSTSEDLLAALLHAMPYMGFPRMLNALNSIRPLL; encoded by the coding sequence TTGAATAGGATCCAGCAATGTGAAGAAAAATTTATGGAATTATTCGGCACTACACCTGTGAAAAATGAAGGTACTGACCCGGAGTTTATGAGAATACTGCAGCGCTTCATTTTCGGAGAGGTCTGTTACACAGGTAAATTGGACAACCGTACAAGAGAACTGATCACTATTACAGTCCTGGCAGTAAATCAAACGCTCCCTCAGTTAAAATCCCATGTAAAAGCCGGTCTGCATGTGGGCTGCACACCGGTTGAAATCCGGGAGGTTATCTATCAGTGTGCACCGTTCATTGGTTTTCCAAAGACCCTGAACGCAATAGCCGCCATGAATGAAGTTTATACGGCGCAAAATATACCGCTCCCCCTCGAAAACCAGGAAACAATACAGGATAAGGAACGGTATCAGGCCGGGCTTGCAGTTCAGGAACCTCTTTACGGCTCGGAAATCCGTGAAAAATATTCCTATCTGCCGGATGAATACGCTGAGGCTGTTCCCAGGTTCCTGACTGAATTCTGCTTTGGTGACTTTTACACCAGAAAAGGCCTTAATGAAAAAGAACGGGAATTATTTATTTTTGTCCTGCTCTCAGCACTGGGGGGTGCTGACCTGCAGGTTTACAGCCATGCTGCGGGGGCCTTGAAATCCGGCAGCACCAGTGAGGACCTTCTCGCGGCTCTGCTCCACGCCATGCCGTATATGGGATTCCCCAGAATGCTCAATGCACTGAACAGTATCAGACCTCTTTTATAA
- a CDS encoding DUF3788 domain-containing protein, translating into MDWKSLYTDKEQPSLEQISEYINSPIWPEFHHRIQSAYHSAPRMEYSRCSMQAGWNIKYKKSGKSLCTLYPMQGYFIALVVIGNSELTEAELMMPLCSDHVQTVFKDTKTGNGQKWLMLEVRDEQIMNDVLALINLRKRAALH; encoded by the coding sequence ATGGATTGGAAATCGCTGTACACAGACAAAGAACAACCGTCTTTAGAACAAATTTCGGAGTATATCAACAGTCCCATTTGGCCGGAGTTTCATCATCGTATCCAATCAGCTTACCACAGTGCCCCCCGCATGGAATACAGCCGCTGCTCCATGCAGGCCGGCTGGAATATCAAATACAAAAAAAGCGGAAAATCGCTCTGCACCCTTTATCCAATGCAGGGGTATTTTATTGCACTGGTTGTTATAGGAAACAGTGAACTCACAGAAGCTGAACTCATGATGCCTCTTTGCTCTGATCATGTACAGACAGTATTCAAGGATACGAAAACCGGTAACGGGCAGAAATGGCTGATGCTGGAAGTACGGGACGAGCAGATCATGAACGATGTTCTTGCACTTATCAACCTTCGGAAACGCGCAGCTTTACACTAA
- a CDS encoding ATP-binding protein: MLAEELRDLAAKVQIQRAEAQYIEVKTAKDGCPKRLYDTLSSFSNQDSGGILLFGLDERAAFQAVGVYDLHDLQKKVTEQCSQMEPPVRAVFTFTEYEGVNICSAEIPAIDLAERPCYYKGAGKVKGAYVRVGDADLPMTDYEIYSYEVYRRHVHDDERTVERISVAMLERTRLERFLNDKKAERPQFSMLQESQMLEMLNVTRGGIPTLAGIMNFCIYPQGIFPQYSITAVVVPGYEIGDVGEDMERFMDNKRICGTIPEMVEEAVGFCKRNMKIKTIIDPDTGRRRDKAEYPLNAVREAVLNALIHRDYSEHTEGTPVQINFFKDRLEIHSPGNLYGRMTVEQLGVARPDLRNPALAVMAESLTGAENRYSGIPTIRKEMADAGLPEPVFENRRNEFVVVLYNASVSYRNIAEQPSVVRESALYAVCGDDTGELQEDKNIRDLLGFCAQPRTKIEIAEFMGVKTLYYAMKKYVNPLLQSGELAMTLPEKPQSKLQRYYTIGIR; the protein is encoded by the coding sequence ATGTTAGCAGAAGAGTTGAGAGATCTGGCCGCAAAGGTTCAGATACAGAGAGCAGAAGCCCAGTATATAGAAGTAAAAACTGCAAAGGACGGATGTCCAAAGAGACTTTATGATACTTTATCAAGCTTTTCCAATCAGGACAGCGGAGGCATCCTGCTTTTTGGACTTGATGAGAGAGCTGCTTTTCAGGCGGTGGGTGTGTATGACCTGCATGACCTTCAGAAAAAAGTAACAGAACAATGCAGCCAGATGGAGCCGCCGGTACGTGCTGTATTCACCTTTACAGAATACGAAGGGGTCAATATATGTTCTGCCGAGATACCCGCCATTGATCTGGCAGAGCGCCCCTGTTATTACAAGGGCGCCGGTAAAGTGAAGGGCGCATATGTGCGGGTGGGGGATGCCGATCTTCCCATGACAGACTATGAAATATACAGCTATGAGGTTTACCGCAGACACGTGCATGATGATGAACGGACCGTTGAGAGAATTTCAGTGGCTATGCTGGAACGAACAAGGCTCGAACGTTTTCTGAACGATAAAAAAGCGGAGCGCCCCCAATTCTCCATGCTTCAGGAGTCACAGATGCTGGAGATGCTTAATGTGACCAGAGGCGGTATCCCGACTCTGGCGGGAATTATGAATTTCTGCATCTATCCTCAGGGTATTTTTCCCCAGTACAGCATAACGGCAGTTGTAGTTCCCGGTTATGAGATCGGGGATGTGGGGGAAGATATGGAGCGGTTCATGGATAATAAGAGAATCTGCGGGACTATTCCAGAGATGGTAGAGGAGGCTGTGGGCTTCTGCAAGCGCAATATGAAGATAAAGACAATTATCGACCCGGATACGGGCAGGCGGAGGGATAAGGCGGAATATCCGCTGAATGCAGTCAGGGAGGCTGTCCTGAATGCGCTGATCCACCGGGATTACAGTGAGCATACAGAGGGTACACCTGTGCAGATCAACTTCTTTAAAGACCGGCTGGAGATCCACAGTCCGGGAAACCTTTACGGCAGGATGACAGTAGAACAGCTTGGGGTTGCCCGCCCGGATCTGCGTAATCCGGCACTGGCAGTTATGGCAGAGAGCCTTACCGGAGCGGAGAACCGTTATTCCGGCATCCCCACGATCCGCAAGGAAATGGCGGACGCAGGCCTTCCGGAGCCTGTTTTTGAGAACAGGAGGAATGAATTTGTTGTGGTGCTCTATAATGCTTCGGTCAGCTACAGGAATATTGCAGAGCAGCCTTCCGTAGTGAGAGAAAGCGCGCTGTATGCTGTGTGCGGCGATGATACAGGAGAGCTGCAGGAAGATAAAAATATCCGGGATCTGCTGGGATTTTGTGCACAGCCAAGAACTAAAATAGAAATTGCAGAATTTATGGGAGTAAAAACATTATATTATGCTATGAAAAAATATGTGAACCCGCTGCTGCAGAGCGGGGAGCTGGCGATGACTCTGCCGGAAAAGCCCCAGAGTAAGCTGCAGAGGTACTACACAATAGGGATACGCTGA
- a CDS encoding glycoside hydrolase family 43 protein, with the protein MKYRNPIISGYNPDPSICRVGEDYYIANSSFEFYPGVPVYHSRNLVNWELQGYCLTEEAQLDLHGCRPSGGIYAPTIRYHQGTFFMTTTNTSGKGNFIVYTSDMGKGWSKPAWVDQGGIDPSLLFDDDGTVYFASTNIDGEGKTGIFLCQVNPFTGERLTESIIISRGCGGRYAEGPHLYKWFGRYYLMLAEGGTEYGHMETILRSDSPYGPFEPCPHNPILTHRDDMREEIYCTGHADMIEDHNGNWWMVCLAVRPCQEKKDRVLLHNLGRETFLAPVVWTKDGWPVVGEMGLISPEMDGPLPGEPPLPVNRDFTDDFSNDVFSTHYNFLRNPSMENYLRDTVNGRLILIGTSTTINEMASPTWIGVRQKGFETVSTVKVTLPDAVQGMRAGLTAYYNDSYHYEIYLSRETDKWKICLAKHIHDIFTVTACAEIAEAENVMLRIVSDKTYYRFSYSLDQETFVELGSGLTVGLCTESTRYMTFTGTYIGMFAENGCAAFEDFQVKVLDY; encoded by the coding sequence ATGAAATACAGAAACCCCATAATTTCCGGATATAATCCGGACCCGTCTATCTGCCGAGTGGGAGAGGATTACTATATTGCCAATTCATCCTTTGAATTTTATCCCGGTGTGCCTGTTTATCACAGCAGGAATCTTGTAAACTGGGAACTTCAGGGTTACTGCCTTACAGAAGAAGCGCAGCTTGACCTACATGGATGCAGGCCGTCAGGAGGAATTTACGCGCCTACCATCCGTTATCATCAGGGAACCTTTTTTATGACAACCACCAATACGTCAGGGAAAGGCAACTTTATTGTCTATACATCAGATATGGGGAAGGGGTGGTCCAAGCCGGCATGGGTGGACCAGGGCGGAATCGATCCGTCTCTTTTGTTCGACGATGACGGAACCGTTTATTTTGCGTCCACCAATATTGACGGGGAAGGGAAGACAGGAATTTTTCTCTGCCAGGTGAATCCTTTTACGGGAGAGCGTCTCACGGAAAGTATCATAATAAGCAGAGGGTGCGGCGGCAGGTATGCGGAAGGCCCCCATCTGTATAAATGGTTCGGAAGATATTATCTCATGCTGGCTGAGGGCGGCACGGAATACGGGCACATGGAAACCATACTCCGGTCAGACAGTCCTTATGGACCCTTTGAGCCGTGTCCCCACAATCCTATTCTCACACACAGGGATGACATGAGGGAGGAGATTTATTGTACCGGCCATGCGGATATGATAGAGGATCACAACGGCAACTGGTGGATGGTATGCCTGGCAGTCCGTCCGTGCCAGGAGAAGAAAGACAGGGTGCTGCTTCACAATCTGGGGCGTGAGACATTTCTGGCACCGGTTGTATGGACCAAAGACGGCTGGCCGGTTGTGGGGGAAATGGGGCTGATATCTCCGGAGATGGACGGTCCTCTTCCCGGAGAACCGCCGCTGCCCGTGAACCGGGATTTTACAGATGATTTCTCAAATGACGTGTTCAGTACACATTATAATTTCCTCAGGAATCCATCTATGGAAAACTATTTAAGGGATACGGTGAATGGCCGGCTGATTTTAATTGGGACAAGTACCACGATCAATGAAATGGCAAGCCCTACCTGGATCGGGGTACGGCAGAAAGGGTTTGAAACGGTATCAACGGTAAAAGTCACCCTGCCGGATGCGGTGCAGGGAATGCGGGCAGGCCTTACTGCTTATTATAATGATTCTTATCATTATGAGATTTATTTAAGCAGAGAGACGGACAAATGGAAAATCTGCCTGGCAAAGCATATCCATGATATTTTTACTGTTACGGCATGCGCAGAAATAGCCGAGGCAGAAAATGTGATGCTGCGAATTGTATCGGATAAAACATATTATAGATTTTCTTATAGCCTGGACCAAGAGACATTTGTGGAACTGGGAAGCGGGCTGACAGTAGGGCTGTGTACAGAGAGTACCAGGTATATGACATTTACAGGAACTTATATAGGGATGTTTGCAGAAAACGGCTGTGCTGCCTTTGAGGATTTCCAGGTAAAGGTGCTGGATTACTGA
- a CDS encoding carbohydrate ABC transporter permease, giving the protein MHTRSQKKTKLMARILTYVVLVIAAVICLFPFIWMVSTSFKPMSDIYSMPPTLIPKHSTFENFVEGWKGANFQLYFKNTAVITFLATVGTVLSSSVVAYGFARFQSRLSKILFMVLLGTMMLPTQVTLIPQYLLYYKLGMVDTIWPLIIPSWLGGGAFNIFLFIQFFRTLPKELDEAAEIDGANSLQVFTRILLPAVKPVMLAVLVMALVFNWNDFFNPLIYLNSNDKFTIAIGLQFFKGSQGNVQVGQMMSMALVSLLPVLVIFATCQKYFIQGIKMSGLKG; this is encoded by the coding sequence ATGCATACAAGATCACAAAAAAAGACAAAACTTATGGCAAGGATACTGACATATGTTGTGCTGGTCATTGCTGCGGTTATCTGCCTTTTCCCGTTTATCTGGATGGTTTCCACATCCTTTAAGCCAATGTCGGATATCTACAGTATGCCCCCCACTCTCATTCCAAAGCACAGTACCTTTGAGAACTTTGTGGAAGGATGGAAAGGAGCCAATTTCCAGCTTTATTTTAAAAACACTGCGGTGATCACCTTTCTTGCCACCGTGGGGACCGTACTGTCATCCTCTGTGGTTGCCTATGGGTTTGCACGGTTTCAGTCCAGATTATCAAAGATCCTGTTCATGGTGCTTTTAGGCACCATGATGCTTCCAACTCAGGTTACACTGATTCCCCAGTACCTGCTATATTATAAGCTGGGAATGGTGGATACCATATGGCCTCTTATTATACCAAGCTGGCTTGGTGGAGGCGCGTTCAATATATTCTTATTTATCCAGTTTTTCAGGACACTGCCTAAGGAACTGGATGAGGCAGCTGAAATTGATGGTGCCAATTCCCTGCAGGTATTCACCAGGATTCTTCTTCCGGCAGTAAAACCGGTCATGCTGGCAGTTCTGGTGATGGCTCTGGTGTTTAACTGGAATGATTTTTTCAATCCTTTAATTTACCTTAACTCCAATGATAAGTTTACAATTGCCATTGGACTGCAGTTTTTCAAAGGTTCTCAGGGGAATGTCCAGGTAGGACAGATGATGTCCATGGCACTGGTCTCCCTGCTGCCCGTGCTGGTGATATTTGCAACCTGCCAGAAATATTTCATCCAGGGAATAAAAATGTCCGGCCTGAAAGGCTGA